In Helianthus annuus cultivar XRQ/B chromosome 8, HanXRQr2.0-SUNRISE, whole genome shotgun sequence, a single genomic region encodes these proteins:
- the LOC110871029 gene encoding uncharacterized protein LOC110871029: MLHDSSTSPPAATDRRLPPSPIELPQMETNDGRQQWTHEAIKCMLETCLEEIRRVGRNGQSLRRESWGRVGAKLKEEFGFDLNQKKIRNAFDTMKSKYVGWCYLRNKTGNLYSPQTNMFTLTPQEWDDFKKGHPRAMSLRTRPLPHPGLFIAVFEGLSATGGNQWTSTQTSGVSSSPHVQTLQIEGASVHLEDDDGDSHEQSFPMGDEDLINNEGPSVRPNDDSEGRPKKKAKTSKNSITLNDLASDMRDALKHMVKNMEGPSIDECYEKLKSVGLEPIDPLFLGAFNIFGQSTYMRQAWMTLPSDPEVLKEWIKMTGTTLGMFK; this comes from the exons ATGCTCCACGACTCCTCCACTTCTCCTCCCGCCGCCACAGATCGCCGCCTCCCACCATCACCGATCGAACTTCCACAG ATGGAAACTAATGATGGTCGACAACAATGGACGCATGAGGCTATCAAATGCATGTTAGAAACATGTCTTGAAGAAATAAGGAGAGTAGGTAGAAATGGACAAAGCTTGCGTAGAGAGTCTTGGGGTAGGGTAGGAGCGAAACTTAAGGAAGAGTTTGGATTTGATTTGAATCAAAAGAAAATTAGAAATGCTTTTGATACCATGAAATCAAAATATGTAGGATGGTGCTATTTGAGAAACAAGACTGGAAATCTCTACAGCCCACAAACAAATATGTTCACTTTAACGCCTCAAGAATGGGATGACTTTAAGAAG GGTCACCCAAGGGCAATGTCATTGAGAACACGACCATTGCCTCATCCTGGCCTTTTCATAGCTGTGTTTGAAGGCCTTAGTGCAACTGGTGGTAATCAATGGACATCCACCCAAACATCTGGGGTTTCATCATCCCCACATGTCCAAACACTTCAGATAGAAGGTGCTAGTGTTCATTTAGAAGATGATGATGGAGACTCTCATGAACAAAGTTTTCCAATGGGTGATGAAGATCTTATCAATAATGAGGGACCTAGTGTTCGACCCAATGATGATTCAGAAGGTAGGCCCAAGAAAAAGGCTAAAACATCTAAAAACTCCATTACCCTAAATGACTTGGCTAGTGATATGCGTGATGCACTTAAGCATATGGTGAAAAACATGGAAGGACCATCCATTGATGAATGTTATGAGAAGTTGAAATCAGTTGGGTTAGAGCCTATAGATCCCTTGTTTTTAGGAGCATTTAACATCTTTGGTCAGTCAACATACATGAGACAAGCATGGATGACATTGCCATCAGACCCTGAGGTGTTGAAAGAGTGGATTAAGATGACTGGGACGACACTGGGGATGTTCAAGTAG
- the LOC110872639 gene encoding glutaredoxin, with the protein MILTHSEKSVHHPGGDSVFLHWRPPYIHYPFVDHVLFCPQIFSKTWCGYCKSVKKLFSELNVSYKVIELDEESDGGEIQSTLKEWTGQSIVPNVFIGGKHIGGSDAIMEKHRAGKLVPLLTEAGAIANASAQL; encoded by the exons ATGATTCTAACCCACTCAGAGAAATCGGTCCATCATCCCGGCGGTGattccgtgtttcttcattggcgacCACCGTATATACATTATCCATTTGTTGATCACGTCTTGTTCTGTCCTCAGATCTTCAG CAAGACTTGGTGTGGCTATTGCAAGAGCGTGAAGAAACTGTTCTCCGAGCTTAATGTGTCCTACAAGGTTATCGAACTAGATGAAGAAA GTGATGGAGGTGAAATCCAATCCACTCTAAAGGAGTGGACCGGTCAGAGTATTGTTCCTAATGTATTCATAGGTGGGAAGCACATTGGTGGCTCGGATG ctattatGGAGAAGCATCGAGCTGGGAAGCTGGTGCCGTTGCTAACCGAAGCAGGTGCCATTGCGAATGCCTCTGCACAGCTCTGA